In a single window of the Lebetimonas sp. JH292 genome:
- a CDS encoding aspartate aminotransferase family protein: protein MNYLLNTYNRFDVEFVKGKNATLWDKNSNEYIDFTAGIGVVSVGHGNERFVNAICEQARNIIHISNIYRIPPQEILAKMLVEKTGLNAGVFFCNSGAEANETALKIARKYGEINGEIKKYKIITLENSFHGRTISTLKATGQPKFHQYFGPFPDGFTYAKNIADIENKIDDKTVGVMIELIQGEGGVNPFDKNEIKALAKMLKDKGVLLIVDEVQTGIYRTGEFFASELYGIKPDIITLAKGLGGGVPIGAVITTLRDVLKPGDHGSTFGGNYLSTRAGIEVIEILDEYKKSGRLDEMCNYFEDKLVEIAKEYPEKFDNVAGYGLMRALKCHNTEIRDEVVKKAFEKKLLVLKAGSVSVRFLPPLTITKEETDEGFDRLKAALC, encoded by the coding sequence ATGAATTATCTTTTAAATACATACAACAGATTTGATGTAGAATTTGTAAAAGGGAAAAATGCTACGCTTTGGGATAAAAACAGTAATGAATATATAGATTTCACGGCTGGTATAGGCGTGGTAAGCGTGGGACACGGCAATGAAAGATTTGTAAATGCAATCTGTGAGCAGGCCAGAAACATTATTCATATTTCAAATATTTACAGAATACCTCCTCAGGAAATTCTTGCAAAAATGCTTGTTGAAAAAACAGGTTTAAATGCGGGTGTTTTTTTTTGCAACAGCGGAGCGGAGGCAAATGAAACAGCTCTTAAAATTGCAAGAAAATACGGGGAAATAAACGGAGAAATTAAAAAATATAAAATAATAACACTTGAAAATTCATTTCACGGAAGGACTATTTCCACCCTCAAAGCAACGGGACAGCCTAAATTTCACCAGTATTTCGGTCCTTTTCCTGACGGATTTACATATGCCAAAAATATAGCCGATATTGAAAATAAAATAGACGATAAAACGGTTGGGGTGATGATTGAACTGATTCAGGGCGAAGGCGGGGTCAATCCTTTTGATAAAAACGAAATTAAAGCTTTGGCTAAAATGCTAAAAGATAAAGGTGTTTTGTTAATTGTGGATGAGGTTCAGACCGGAATTTATCGAACGGGAGAATTTTTTGCAAGCGAACTTTACGGAATAAAACCGGATATTATAACCCTTGCGAAAGGTCTTGGAGGAGGCGTTCCGATAGGGGCTGTTATCACTACGCTTAGGGATGTGTTAAAACCGGGGGATCACGGAAGCACATTCGGGGGAAATTATCTTTCCACAAGAGCCGGAATTGAGGTGATTGAAATTTTGGACGAATATAAAAAAAGCGGAAGACTTGATGAAATGTGTAATTATTTTGAAGACAAACTGGTTGAAATAGCAAAAGAATATCCCGAAAAATTTGATAATGTGGCGGGATACGGACTTATGCGGGCACTTAAATGCCACAACACCGAAATAAGGGATGAGGTGGTAAAAAAAGCTTTTGAGAAAAAACTTCTGGTTTTAAAAGCGGGCAGTGTTTCTGTTAGGTTTTTGCCTCCTTTAACCATTACAAAGGAAGAAACAGACGAAGGTTTTGACAGATTAAAGGCCGCTTTATGCTGA